A region of Zeugodacus cucurbitae isolate PBARC_wt_2022May chromosome 5, idZeuCucr1.2, whole genome shotgun sequence DNA encodes the following proteins:
- the LOC105219297 gene encoding arginine/serine-rich coiled-coil protein 2 isoform X1 → MEGLVNYSSEDEQEETMDHITAERGSGGRSPGRSRRSYDIEATMIGDGSRGGGKRGSPAARNNSYRDEDTQRQTSSFGSGKRPTSSTYYSRDNKRDNRDNRRESRDNVRDHREEREPRDARHSKDHSRYDYKNDRTRARDYQTDHKRERDSYDNRRPPRDDDRYRSASSSYKNNRFGGNGRDERSRNDSTTTNAGPSFRQQHHNRSVDQRHTEHSTSRHRRRSNSRSPSPAAAQRHYHNKRSTHDEKSHPRHRSRSRSRSVTPTRSDSREREGFPLEKARVSAQEMERKIHPVSRTSQEKEAKSLQANARTEALLSLPLNETAPKQPNVIAVAPVPSTSSKNGGEPAVIQLPSYYNPNVINPNKYAEQVQKRKLIWGAKKVEDTAAKWGNAQFSQDTDGKVASKFMRLMGIKGSAPPKSEGEVVEQKAVPSVAPDVKTREVMFSNMEQQYEVARQATHTMRGVGLGFSSQARPF, encoded by the exons atgGAAGGACTTGTTAATTACAGTAGCGAAGACGAACAGGAGGAGACAATGGATCATATAACT GCAGAACGCGGAAGCGGTGGTCGTAGTCCTGGCAGATCAAGGCGTTCCTATGACATTGAAGCCACAATGATTGGCGATGGAAGTCGTGGAGGAGGTAAACGTGGTTCACCAGCCGCACGCAATAACAGTTATAGAGATGag GACACACAAAGGCAGACTTCTTCCTTTGGTAGTGGCAAGAGACCAACCTCATCAACATACTACAGTCGAGACAACAAACGGGACAACCGCGATAATAGGCGAGAGAGTCGCGACAATGTACGTGACCATAGAGAAGAGCGAGAACCGAGAGATGCGCGTCATTCTAAAGATCACAGTCGTTATGACTATAAG aATGATCGCACACGTGCACGGGATTACCAGACTGATCATAAGCGAGAACGTGACAGCTATGATAATCGTCGACCTCCTCGGGATGATGATCGCTACAGGTCCGCTTCGTCGTCATACAAAAATAATCGTTTTGGTGGCAATGGGCGTGATGAACGCTCTCGAAATGATTCCACCACTACAAATGCGGGTCCTTCTTTTCGTCAACAACATCACAACCGTTCCGTTGATCAACGGCATACGGAGCATTCTACTAGTCGTCATCGCCGTCGCAGCAATTCTCGTTCTCCTTCACCTGCAGCAGCGCAACGTCATTACCATAATAAGCGTTCTACGCACGATGAAAAGTCGCATCCCCGTCATCGTAGTCGATCTCGTTCACGTTCCGTTACACCGACACGTTCCGATTCCCGTGAACGCGAAGGATTTCCTTTGGAAAAAGCACGTGTGTCAGCTCAAGAAATGGAGCGTAAAATACATCCAGTTAGTCGTACATCACAAGAAAAAGAAGCTAAGTCTCTGCAAGCCAACGCACGTACAGAAGCATTGTTGTCGCTCCCCTTAAATGAAACTGCTCCGAAGCAACCAAACGTAATTGCCGTGGCACCAGTTCCCTCAACCTCGTCAAAGAATGGCGGCGAACCAGCGGTCATCCAACTACCTAGTTACTACAATCCGAATGTTATAAATCCAAACAAATATGCCGAGCAGGTTCAAAAGCGCAAACTGATTTGGGGAGCGAAGAAAGTGGAGGACACCGCGGCAAAATGGGGCAATGCACAATTCTCCCAAGATACTGATGGCAAAGTGGCATCCAAGTTTATGCGTTTGATGGGTATCAAAGGCAGCGCTCCCCCGAAGAGTGAAGGAGAAGTGGTTGAGCAGAAGGCTGTTCCGTCGGTGGCGCCAGATGTCAAAACCCGGGAGGTAATGTTCTCGAACATGGAGCAGCAGTATGAGGTCGCACGCCAGGCTACTCATACGATGCGGGGAGTCGGTTTAGGTTTCAGCTCACAGGCTCGACCGTTTTGA
- the LOC105219297 gene encoding arginine/serine-rich coiled-coil protein 2 isoform X2 produces the protein MIGDGSRGGGKRGSPAARNNSYRDEDTQRQTSSFGSGKRPTSSTYYSRDNKRDNRDNRRESRDNVRDHREEREPRDARHSKDHSRYDYKNDRTRARDYQTDHKRERDSYDNRRPPRDDDRYRSASSSYKNNRFGGNGRDERSRNDSTTTNAGPSFRQQHHNRSVDQRHTEHSTSRHRRRSNSRSPSPAAAQRHYHNKRSTHDEKSHPRHRSRSRSRSVTPTRSDSREREGFPLEKARVSAQEMERKIHPVSRTSQEKEAKSLQANARTEALLSLPLNETAPKQPNVIAVAPVPSTSSKNGGEPAVIQLPSYYNPNVINPNKYAEQVQKRKLIWGAKKVEDTAAKWGNAQFSQDTDGKVASKFMRLMGIKGSAPPKSEGEVVEQKAVPSVAPDVKTREVMFSNMEQQYEVARQATHTMRGVGLGFSSQARPF, from the exons ATGATTGGCGATGGAAGTCGTGGAGGAGGTAAACGTGGTTCACCAGCCGCACGCAATAACAGTTATAGAGATGag GACACACAAAGGCAGACTTCTTCCTTTGGTAGTGGCAAGAGACCAACCTCATCAACATACTACAGTCGAGACAACAAACGGGACAACCGCGATAATAGGCGAGAGAGTCGCGACAATGTACGTGACCATAGAGAAGAGCGAGAACCGAGAGATGCGCGTCATTCTAAAGATCACAGTCGTTATGACTATAAG aATGATCGCACACGTGCACGGGATTACCAGACTGATCATAAGCGAGAACGTGACAGCTATGATAATCGTCGACCTCCTCGGGATGATGATCGCTACAGGTCCGCTTCGTCGTCATACAAAAATAATCGTTTTGGTGGCAATGGGCGTGATGAACGCTCTCGAAATGATTCCACCACTACAAATGCGGGTCCTTCTTTTCGTCAACAACATCACAACCGTTCCGTTGATCAACGGCATACGGAGCATTCTACTAGTCGTCATCGCCGTCGCAGCAATTCTCGTTCTCCTTCACCTGCAGCAGCGCAACGTCATTACCATAATAAGCGTTCTACGCACGATGAAAAGTCGCATCCCCGTCATCGTAGTCGATCTCGTTCACGTTCCGTTACACCGACACGTTCCGATTCCCGTGAACGCGAAGGATTTCCTTTGGAAAAAGCACGTGTGTCAGCTCAAGAAATGGAGCGTAAAATACATCCAGTTAGTCGTACATCACAAGAAAAAGAAGCTAAGTCTCTGCAAGCCAACGCACGTACAGAAGCATTGTTGTCGCTCCCCTTAAATGAAACTGCTCCGAAGCAACCAAACGTAATTGCCGTGGCACCAGTTCCCTCAACCTCGTCAAAGAATGGCGGCGAACCAGCGGTCATCCAACTACCTAGTTACTACAATCCGAATGTTATAAATCCAAACAAATATGCCGAGCAGGTTCAAAAGCGCAAACTGATTTGGGGAGCGAAGAAAGTGGAGGACACCGCGGCAAAATGGGGCAATGCACAATTCTCCCAAGATACTGATGGCAAAGTGGCATCCAAGTTTATGCGTTTGATGGGTATCAAAGGCAGCGCTCCCCCGAAGAGTGAAGGAGAAGTGGTTGAGCAGAAGGCTGTTCCGTCGGTGGCGCCAGATGTCAAAACCCGGGAGGTAATGTTCTCGAACATGGAGCAGCAGTATGAGGTCGCACGCCAGGCTACTCATACGATGCGGGGAGTCGGTTTAGGTTTCAGCTCACAGGCTCGACCGTTTTGA
- the LOC105219301 gene encoding DNA-dependent metalloprotease SPRTN isoform X2, whose translation MSNDPDFLMALEMQKRWNAESSTDLNSSDGSEPEIVNYSMPPPSKEPLRIKRSNPSSNQDEDYLNRTQNLVHPQWETLDPTPDIFALFAAFDGKFFQSRLKCVTLEWSKRMYSCAGICYSRRNRFGMDITIRLSEPLLKLRPRKDLVETMLHEMIHAYCFVLNIREGNGGHGPNFKKIMYAINKVAGTNITVYHTFHDEVDAYKQHWWRCNGSCQNRAPFFGYVKRTSNRAPGANDQWWAAHQESCGGTFMKIKGPEKPKKQKASKEPKQQQGKDLRTFFPSANKQISSTPKLSDANNVKSFNGGTSGFGGIKGDGKRRRLSSDISQPSDGLKKTKTEDWLVLDDDIMLRDPPTETIAILSDDESGSDDNENGFGVETSKRSTPLTADERHKVIKEEILEDTDDLLDEDIILIDDEYDDNAQDDNNEMANISAAAELADTSVIDEFFGDDTMLKDFNRENDVKPSGSYHFPNPNDDIITCPICQGKMKRCLFADHMDGCTGIAVKIVAPKHLLKKLSTTSRPLNPTRTSRPSRKDILRNAGYSEQDLINLTSTSDDEFNSSSSTINLSSPIRPDANSTNSGSTLEDKDTRLYRQRNILKSTIQCPNCGQEVEQTTINDHLDDCLSP comes from the exons ATGTCGAACGATCCTGATTTTTTAATGGCACTGGAAATGCAAAAGCGTTGGAACGCCGAATCAAGCACGGATTTGAATAGCAGCGATGGCAGC GAACCGGAGATTGTCAACTACAGTATGCCTCCTCCTTCGAAGGAACCCTTACGTATAAAGCGTAGCAATCCGTCGTCAAACCAAGATGAAGACTACTTAAATCGCACGCAAAATCTGGTGCATCCCCAGTGGGAAACGCTGGACCCCACACCAGATATATTTGCATTGTTTGCCGCCTTTGAtggtaaattttttcaaagtcgcTTGAAGTGTGTGACTTTGGAATGGAGTAAGCGTATGTATAGCTGTGCTGGCATATGCTACTCGCGACGCAATCGTTTCGGTATGGATATCACCATTCGTTTGAGCGAACCTCTGCTTAAGTTAAGACCACGCAAAGACTTGGTTGAGACTATGCTG CACGAAATGATACACGCCTACTGTTTCGTTTTAAATATACGTGAGGGAAACGGCGGTCACGGTCCCAATTTTAAAAAGATTATGTATGCGATCAATAAAGTTGCTGGCACCAACATAACA gttTATCATACATTCCATGATGAAGTAGATGCTTATAAGCAGCACTGGTGGCGTTGCAATGGGAGTTGCCAAAATCGCGCACCATTTTTCGGTTATGTCAAACGTACGTCTAATCGCGCTCCTGGTGCCAATGATCAGTGGTGGGCAGCACATCAGGAATCTTGTGGTGGcacttttatgaaaattaaaggcCCAGAAAAACCAAAGAAGCAGAAAGCCTCAAAGgaaccaaagcaacaacaaggcaAAGATTTACGTACATTCTTCCCTTCGGCGAACAAGCAGATAAGCTCTACACCGAAACTGTCGGATGCTAATAATGTAAAAAGCTTCAATGGTGGCACTTCCGGCTTTGGTGGAATTAAAG GTGATGGCAAACGTAGACGACTATCGAGTGATATTTCGCAACCAAGTGACGgattaaagaaaacaaaaactgaaGATTGGCTTGTCTTAGACGATGATATAATGTTAAGAGACCCGCCTACAGAGACCATTGCGATACTCTCGGACGATGAAAGTGGCTCAGATGATAACGAGAACGGTTTTGGTGTTGAAACGTCGAAGCGGTCCACTCCACTAACTGCTGATGAACGCCATAAGGTTATCAAAGAAGAAATTCTTGAAGACACTGATGATTTATTGGATGAGGATATCATTCTCATTGATGATGAGTATGATGATAATGCACAGGATGACAATAATGAAATGGCTAATATATCAGCTGCTGCGGAATTGGCAGACACTTCTGTGATAGATGAGTTCTTTGGCGACGATACAATGCTGAAGGATTTCAATAGAGAAAATGATGTCAAACCTTCTGGCTCGTATCACTTCCCCAACCCTAACGATGACATCATTACCTGCCCTATTTGTCAAGGCAAAATGAAACGGTGTTTATTCGCTGACCACATGGACGGTTGCACTGGTATCGCCGTTAAAATTGTTGCACCTaaacatttattgaaaaaattgtcaaccaCATCGCGGCCATTAAATCCGACGCGCACATCGCGCCCCTCGCGTAAAGATATCCTGCGGAATGCTGGCTATTCTGAACAAGATTTAATCAACCTTACTTCGACAAGTGATGATGAATTCAACAGTAGCAGCAGTACTATAAACCTAAGTTCACCGATCAGGCCTGACGCCAATTCCACAAACAGCGGCAGTACCCTAGAGGACAAGGACACACGGTTATATCGCCaaagaaatattctaaaaagtACAATTCAGTGTCCCAATTGCGGGCAAGAGGTTGAACAAACCACGATCAATGATCACCTTGATGATTGCCTCTCTCCGtag
- the LOC105219301 gene encoding DNA-dependent metalloprotease SPRTN isoform X1 codes for MSNDPDFLMALEMQKRWNAESSTDLNSSDGSEPEIVNYSMPPPSKEPLRIKRSNPSSNQDEDYLNRTQNLVHPQWETLDPTPDIFALFAAFDGKFFQSRLKCVTLEWSKRMYSCAGICYSRRNRFGMDITIRLSEPLLKLRPRKDLVETMLHEMIHAYCFVLNIREGNGGHGPNFKKIMYAINKVAGTNITVYHTFHDEVDAYKQHWWRCNGSCQNRAPFFGYVKRTSNRAPGANDQWWAAHQESCGGTFMKIKGPEKPKKQKASKEPKQQQGKDLRTFFPSANKQISSTPKLSDANNVKSFNGGTSGFGGIKGPIKTNGGGTLLLNPKTKAPVAKPIERQTSIASAFPPSSYPGLSSDPFNTKIISGANKTPTRPAPAGGNLKNVIGFANLNSSPGDTGGAAGRVNTNNNANAAFSGSGCQVGATSRSSVSSINSPGREVDRKHLRELWLKRFDKNKTSSGSDTKIENKKKSRFLESDAAAPTGDGKRRRLSSDISQPSDGLKKTKTEDWLVLDDDIMLRDPPTETIAILSDDESGSDDNENGFGVETSKRSTPLTADERHKVIKEEILEDTDDLLDEDIILIDDEYDDNAQDDNNEMANISAAAELADTSVIDEFFGDDTMLKDFNRENDVKPSGSYHFPNPNDDIITCPICQGKMKRCLFADHMDGCTGIAVKIVAPKHLLKKLSTTSRPLNPTRTSRPSRKDILRNAGYSEQDLINLTSTSDDEFNSSSSTINLSSPIRPDANSTNSGSTLEDKDTRLYRQRNILKSTIQCPNCGQEVEQTTINDHLDDCLSP; via the exons ATGTCGAACGATCCTGATTTTTTAATGGCACTGGAAATGCAAAAGCGTTGGAACGCCGAATCAAGCACGGATTTGAATAGCAGCGATGGCAGC GAACCGGAGATTGTCAACTACAGTATGCCTCCTCCTTCGAAGGAACCCTTACGTATAAAGCGTAGCAATCCGTCGTCAAACCAAGATGAAGACTACTTAAATCGCACGCAAAATCTGGTGCATCCCCAGTGGGAAACGCTGGACCCCACACCAGATATATTTGCATTGTTTGCCGCCTTTGAtggtaaattttttcaaagtcgcTTGAAGTGTGTGACTTTGGAATGGAGTAAGCGTATGTATAGCTGTGCTGGCATATGCTACTCGCGACGCAATCGTTTCGGTATGGATATCACCATTCGTTTGAGCGAACCTCTGCTTAAGTTAAGACCACGCAAAGACTTGGTTGAGACTATGCTG CACGAAATGATACACGCCTACTGTTTCGTTTTAAATATACGTGAGGGAAACGGCGGTCACGGTCCCAATTTTAAAAAGATTATGTATGCGATCAATAAAGTTGCTGGCACCAACATAACA gttTATCATACATTCCATGATGAAGTAGATGCTTATAAGCAGCACTGGTGGCGTTGCAATGGGAGTTGCCAAAATCGCGCACCATTTTTCGGTTATGTCAAACGTACGTCTAATCGCGCTCCTGGTGCCAATGATCAGTGGTGGGCAGCACATCAGGAATCTTGTGGTGGcacttttatgaaaattaaaggcCCAGAAAAACCAAAGAAGCAGAAAGCCTCAAAGgaaccaaagcaacaacaaggcaAAGATTTACGTACATTCTTCCCTTCGGCGAACAAGCAGATAAGCTCTACACCGAAACTGTCGGATGCTAATAATGTAAAAAGCTTCAATGGTGGCACTTCCGGCTTTGGTGGAATTAAAG gcCCTATCAAAACAAACGGTGGCGGTACACTCCTACTGAATCCTAAGACAAAAGCACCAGTTGCGAAACCAATTGAACGTCAAACGTCTATAGCCTCAGCATTTCCACCGTCCTCCTACCCAGGTCTATCAAGTGAtccatttaatacaaaaataatttctggTGCTAACAAAACGCCAACTCGACCTGCGCCGGCGGGGGGTAACTTAAAGAATGTGATAGGTTTTGCGAATCTAAATAGTAGTCCTGGCGACACTGGTGGTGCAGCTGGTCGCGTAAATACGAATAATAATGCAAATGCTGCTTTCAGTGGCAGTGGTTGCCAAGTGGGGGCCACAAGTCGTTCGAGTGTAAGCTCCATAAATAGTCCTGGTAGGGAGGTGGATCGAAAGCATCTACGAGAGTTATGGTTAAAGCGTTTCGATAAAAATAAAACGAGTAGTGGGTCAGATAccaaaatagaaaataagaaaaaatcacgTTTCCTTGAAAGCGATGCAGCGGCGCCAACAG GTGATGGCAAACGTAGACGACTATCGAGTGATATTTCGCAACCAAGTGACGgattaaagaaaacaaaaactgaaGATTGGCTTGTCTTAGACGATGATATAATGTTAAGAGACCCGCCTACAGAGACCATTGCGATACTCTCGGACGATGAAAGTGGCTCAGATGATAACGAGAACGGTTTTGGTGTTGAAACGTCGAAGCGGTCCACTCCACTAACTGCTGATGAACGCCATAAGGTTATCAAAGAAGAAATTCTTGAAGACACTGATGATTTATTGGATGAGGATATCATTCTCATTGATGATGAGTATGATGATAATGCACAGGATGACAATAATGAAATGGCTAATATATCAGCTGCTGCGGAATTGGCAGACACTTCTGTGATAGATGAGTTCTTTGGCGACGATACAATGCTGAAGGATTTCAATAGAGAAAATGATGTCAAACCTTCTGGCTCGTATCACTTCCCCAACCCTAACGATGACATCATTACCTGCCCTATTTGTCAAGGCAAAATGAAACGGTGTTTATTCGCTGACCACATGGACGGTTGCACTGGTATCGCCGTTAAAATTGTTGCACCTaaacatttattgaaaaaattgtcaaccaCATCGCGGCCATTAAATCCGACGCGCACATCGCGCCCCTCGCGTAAAGATATCCTGCGGAATGCTGGCTATTCTGAACAAGATTTAATCAACCTTACTTCGACAAGTGATGATGAATTCAACAGTAGCAGCAGTACTATAAACCTAAGTTCACCGATCAGGCCTGACGCCAATTCCACAAACAGCGGCAGTACCCTAGAGGACAAGGACACACGGTTATATCGCCaaagaaatattctaaaaagtACAATTCAGTGTCCCAATTGCGGGCAAGAGGTTGAACAAACCACGATCAATGATCACCTTGATGATTGCCTCTCTCCGtag
- the LOC105219300 gene encoding UDP-N-acetylglucosamine transferase subunit ALG14 homolog, translating into MEMTTTKVQNDTKYPVYIVLGSGGHTAEMCTINMALLSSSRGKEIYNPLRYIIANDDITSRSRITSAMQKVGVALDDTSFIYVPRSRKVGQSYFSSVFTTLWALLWSCWLVWRDQPKLLLCNGPGTCVPFCLATSICRRIGRLPNTTRIVFVESWCRVRTLSLSGKLMRPMLDLLVVQWPALAEKYKNAYNVKYFGKIM; encoded by the coding sequence atggAAATGACtacaacaaaagtacaaaaTGACACCAAATATCCGGTTTATATTGTACTGGGCTCTGGAGGACACACCGCCGAGATGTGCACCATAAATATGGCGCTACTGAGTTCCTCTAGAGGCAAGGAGATTTACAACCCACTCCGCTATATTATAGCCAACGACGACATCACTTCACGGAGCAGAATAACCAGTGCCATGCAAAAGGTTGGCGTTGCACTAGATGATACATCGTTTATTTATGTACCACGTAGTCGCAAGGTGGGGCAGAGCTACTTTAGTAGTGTGTTTACAACACTTTGGGCATTATTGTGGAGCTGCTGGCTTGTGTGGCGTGATCAACCCAAGTTATTGCTTTGCAACGGTCCTGGAACTTGTGTACCCTTTTGTTTAGCAACTTCTATATGTAGACGTATTGGACGCTTGCCAAACACAACTAGAATCGTATTTGTGGAGAGTTGGTGCAGAGTACGTACACTTTCACTTAGCGGAAAACTGATGCGCCCTATGCTTGACTTATTAGTGGTTCAATGGCCGGCACTagcggaaaaatataaaaacgctTACAATGTGAAATACTTCGGAAAAATTATGTGA
- the LOC105219303 gene encoding tRNA (guanine-N(7)-)-methyltransferase non-catalytic subunit wuho codes for MTTLLYAEPELIIALNTKVIFVNPNDFQIFKEIEIPKDLSEVGLKAPKTNSEGDGEGDSEQAKVTKKLKEVKTELPSILHVELSPDRSLCAVTTAGQKAVLLYQCRPEHAKLVSARSLARASSALTFSKDSKVLLVTDKSGDCYKYDCVNFEEEPQLLLGHLSIVYDVLWTPNSKYIITCDRDDKIRITNYPATHDIHGYCLGHKEFVSGLAFLSDDTIVSVSGDKTLRIWNFISGREISKFELPAPALKLCLRSKGENKFEAAVLLYQPGESVGIYEISNSGEDQWLITERTKLDFPEVIISNICFVNEKFYAAGIVDERFSLKVSQLTDSQPSIPTEWINMIEKQFRSEVWKPEDVSAWFKKRYDNVSDYLERKKRRIEEKQK; via the coding sequence atgacGACGCTTTTGTATGCCGAACCGGAACTGATAATTGCTTTGAATACAAAAGTAATTTTCGTAAATCCcaatgattttcaaatttttaaagaaatagaaATACCAAAAGATTTgtctgaagtcggtctgaaagCTCCAAAAACTAATTCTGAAGGGGATGGCGAGGGTGACAGTGAACAAGCTAAAGTGACGAAGAAACTAAAAGAAGTGAAAACTGAATTGCCAAGCATTCTGCATGTGGAACTTTCTCCAGATCGTAGTCTATGTGCTGTAACGACTGCCGGCCAAAAGGCTGTCTTGCTCTACCAATGTCGCCCTGAACACGCTAAACTTGTCTCGGCCAGGTCACTGGCACGTGCTTCAAGTGCACTTACGTTTAGCAAAGACTCCAAAGTGCTTTTGGTAACAGATAAGTCAGGAGATTGTTATAAATATGATTGTGTGAATTTCGAAGAGGAACCGCAACTCTTACTTGGCCACCTGAGCATAGTCTACGATGTATTATGGACCCCGAATTCGAAATATATTATCACATGTGATAGAGATGACAAAATACGCATAACCAATTATCCTGCAACGCATGATATACACGGCTACTGTCTCGGGCATAAGGAGTTCGTTTCTGGTTTAGCATTTTTGAGTGACGACACTATTGTGTCTGTATCTGGTGATAAGACATTACGTATATGGAACTTCATAAGTGGCCGAGAAATATCCAAATTTGAACTACCAGCACCTGCTTTAAAACTATGCTTAAGGTCGAAGGGTGAGAATAAATTTGAAGCCGCTGTGTTGTTATATCAGCCGGGCGAAAGTGTTGGCATTTACGAAATTAGTAATAGTGGTGAGGACCAATGGCTGATAACGGAGCGCACGAAGCTTGATTTCCCAGAAGTGATCATAAGCAACATATGTTTCGTAAATGAGAAGTTTTATGCTGCTGGCATTGTTGACGAACGTTTCAGTTTGAAAGTATCGCAGCTGACGGACAGTCAGCCATCTATACCAACCGAATGGATTAATATGATTGAGAAGCAATTCAGATCCGAAGTGTGGAAGCCCGAAGATGTGTCGGCATGGTTCAAAAAGCGATATGACAATGTGAGCGACTACTTAGAACGCAAGAAACGTCGAATTGAGGAAAAGCAAAAGTAA
- the LOC105219302 gene encoding 26S proteasome regulatory subunit 10B produces the protein MTTGAVPAEGVREKALVEYRKKLLEHKEVESRLKEKREEIKELTKQYDKSENDLKALQSVGQIVGEVLKQLTEDKFIVKATNGPRYVVGCRRQLDKTKLKSGTRVALDMTTLTIMRYLPREVDPLVYNMSHEDPGEVKYSAIGGLSEQIRELREVIELPLLNPELFLRVGITPPKGCLLYGPPGTGKTLLARAVASQLDANFLKVVSSAIVDKYIGESARLIREMFNYARDHQPCIIFMDEIDAIGGRRFSEGTSADREIQRTLMELLNQMDGFDSLGQVKMIMATNRPDTLDPALLRPGRLDRKIEIPLPNEQARMEILKIHAAKIAKHGEIDYEAIVKLSDNFNGADLRNVCTEAGLFAIRADREYVIQEDFMKAVRKVADNKKLESKLDYKPV, from the exons ATGACTACTGGAGCCGTGCCAGCAGAAGGCGTTCGTGAGAAAGCACTTGTGGAGTATAGAAAAAAACTGCTGGAGCATAAGGAAGTTGAGTCGCGTCTTAAAGAGA AGCGTGAGGAAATAAAAGAGCTCACCAAGCAATATGACAAATCTGAAAACGATCTTAAAGCATTGCAGAGTGTTGGGCAAATTGTCGGTGAAGTTCTTAAACAATTGACAGAAGATAAAT ttattgTCAAAGCTACAAATGGACCACGTTATGTGGTAGGTTGTCGCCGTCAATTGGATAAAACCAAGTTGAAATCCGGCACTCGTGTCGCGCTGGATATGACAACTTTAACAATAATGCGTTATCTACCGCGTGAAGTTGACCCTCTGGTTTACAATATGTCTCATGAGGATCCAGGCGAGGTGAAGTATTCTGCAATTGGAGGACTTTCTGAGCAAATCCGCGAACTGCGCGAAGTTATTGAACTGCCACTGTTAAATCCAGAACTGTTCTTACGTGTCGGTATCACACCACCAAAAGGTTGTCTGTTGTACGGACCACCTGGTACCGGAAAAACTTTACTGGCCAGAGCAGTTGCATCGCAATTGGATGCCAACTTTTTGAAAGTTGTCTCCTCTGCTATTGTGGATAAATATATTGGTGAGAGTGCACGTCTCATTCGTGAGATGTTCAACTATGCCCGCGATCATCAaccatgtattatatttatggatgAAATCGATGCCATTGGTGGACGTCGATTTTCCGAGGGCACATCAGCCGATCGTGAAATTCAGCGTACGCTTATGGAACTGCTGAATCAAATGGACGGCTTCGATTCCCTAGGTCAAGTAAAGATGATAATGGCTACCAATCGTCCGGATACCCTTGATCCTGCACTTTTGCGTCCTGGTCGTTTAGATCGTAAAATTGAAATACCTCTACCTAATGAGCAAGCGCG CATGGAAATTCTTAAAATTCACGCTGCGAAAATTGCAAAGCACGGTGAGATCGACTATGAAGCTATTGTCAAGTTATCAGACAATTTTAATGGCGCTGATTTAAGAAATGTGTGTACAGAAGCTGGTCTCTTCGCTATTAG AGCTGATCGCGAATACGTTATACAGGAGGACTTTATGAAGGCCGTACGTAAGGTAGCtgacaacaaaaaattagagaGCAAATTGGATTACAAGCCGGTATAA